The stretch of DNA ACCATGTTTATGGGTACCCTTTGTTATCTCTTGCAGCCGCTGACCGATGTTGTCTCTGTTCAAACAACAAAGATGGCGTCGGCGAAACCCGTCCGAAAACTAGAATTTCAGCCGAAAAAGCCTTTTATTATCGGCGTAGCGGGAGGTTCAGCTTCTGGGAAGGTAAATGACGGTTATCAAAATAGTCCTGCTAGTTTGGGTCGTGATTATTTGCCAGGGAAGGCTTTTGTTGATTTcctgagtgtttttttttatccatgtGACTGAAGTGCTTCATAGAATCGTTATAAAATAGGTAAAGCTCAATAATAAATTAAGAAGCTGGTTTGGTTTCTTAAAATAAGGTTAACATGTCTTCCGGCTGTTTTCATAAATAATCTTGTTTGGGAGCTGTTAAGAGCGAATTTAAATTCTTAGTTTATGTTACGGATTATTTTCAAGTCAATTTTTACTTACAGGCATTCATGAATAATttcaaactttaaaaaatgttttgaagaGCAATACAGCAGTCAACACAGCACATAGACAGTCTCTATACTTTCAAAACGATAATGAAAGCATATTATGTACATGCCCTTTCCAACTATGACATCGGTAATCCTTCATCTATAAAATGataatttatgtttttttacctCACGGCCAGTATTGGTTGCTGGTGCGATGTCCTTGCCACGCCCTTTTTGCTTGTTTGCTGGTTTTACTTCTcttgtattattattattattattattattattattattattattattattattattattattattattattattattattattattattattactattattattattattattattattattattattatttattattattattattattattattattattattattattattatgattattattatttattattattattatttattattattattattattattattattattattattattattattattattattattattattattattattatttattattattttgttgtggaaaagatatttaataaatacatacaggggtttcattaggccccaGTGGCCGGCGGAAGCACTGGCTATTTTTCACCAAGCGCCGGCTactgtacttttttttaaaaaagtcttgaactaaaaaggtaaaataacttccacccctacttatcaatctccaccgccTGCTCTGAAAGTTAATGAAAGCCCTGACAAAATATCCATAGCTCTTTCTAAAACCATTAAAGTAATTGGAATTATCTTGGTACATAATTTTTAGCTGCAGGTTGCTTGGAGCTGTAGTGAATTGTCTCTTGCTAGTCTTCAGTAGTGGGTTGCTTGGAGCTGTAATGAATTGTTCCTTTGCTATAGTCTTCAGAAGTGGGTTGCTTGGAGCTGTAATGAATTGTTCCTTTGCTATAGTCTTCAGTAGTGGGTTGCTTGGAGCTGTAATACAGTCTCTCTTGCTAGTCTTCAGTAGTGGGTTGCTTGGAGCTGTAATACAGTCTCTCTTGCTAGTCTTCCGTAGTGGGTTGCTTGGACCTGTAATACGTTCTCTCTTGCTAGTCCTCAGTATGTTCAAAGATAGTTGAACAGCTTGGCCAAGAAGACATAGACTCAAAGCAAAGAAGAGTGGCAATCATAAGCCAGGATAGTTTCTACAGAGAGCTAAGTGAAGAAGAACTTACAGAAGCAAAACGTGGTAACTTCAATTTTGACCACCCAGGTAAATGATCTCTCCCActaaaataaaccttttcagCAAGCCTAAAAAATAAAGTATATTATTTCTCTTCTTTTAGTAAGCTTGCCAATTGCATATACAGTACCATATGGCATATACATAAGCTTGAAGAATATCAATCACGCTACCATGATCATGCTAACTGATTTGGAAATGTAACTGGACTGATTTGCCATACTTGACCTTTTGGCTTTTGTTTATGTTACACTTGCTCCTTTGTGCATGTAAATCTGATGCATTACATCCATCTTACAACAGATGCTTTTGATACTGAAAAGACGCATGCTATCATCAAGGCAATACAAAATGGAGAAGTGGTGGATATTCCTAGTTATGACTTTGGCATGGCAACAACAAGGTAAAGGGAGAAATGCCAATAGGTGACTGGCACTAAGAAGTCATGGTGAAAGGCGGAATTgtagccaaaataaacacagaaaataACTTTGGCTGAGTATATTTTGCTTTTCgtcttttgttattttgtctCTTAAAGGGTGCATGGGAGATTGTCACTCCAAAAGTCACATGGTGTAAAATGGGCAGTTTTTGCTTAGAAATGGAGAAAATGTGTGTTGTTTGGAATGTTGAAAAACAGTAATAGTGTACTATGGATTTTCTTCAATGGAGGTTAAGTTGGGAATCTGGATTCCTCAGCCAAAtaagaataataaataatgaaaTTTAGTAGAAATTGAGGACATACTGGTGTTTTTTATTGCAGTACATCTCCTGCCTTCAAGATCTATCCTAGTACAGATGTTATACTTTTTGAGGGAATATTAACATTATATTTCAAAGAGATTAGAGAACTCCTGGATATGAAGTTATTCGTAGATACTGATAGTGACACACGGCTTTCAAGAAGAGGTAAGTCTTATGTATAGGGGGAtgtgggagggttatagtaagtctgttgaatagggagatggaagggttatagtaaatctgttgaataggggaatgggagggttatagtaaatCCGtcgaatagggggatgggagggttatagtaaatCTGTTACATAGGGaaatgggagggttatagtaaatCCGccgaatagggggatgggaggggctATAGTAAGTCTTATGAATAGGGGGatatgggagggttatagtaagtctgttgaatagggggatgggagggttatagtaagtctgttgaatagggggatgggagggttatagttagtctgttgaataggggaatggaagggttatagtaagtctgttgaatagggggatgggagggttatagtaagtctgttgaatagggggatgggagggttatagtaagtctgttgaatagggggatgggagggttatagtaagtctgttgaatagggggatgggagggttatagtaagtctgttcaatagggggatggaagggttatagtaagtctgttgaatagggggatgggggggttatagtaagtctgttgaatagggggatgggggggttatagttagtctgttgaatagggggatggaagggttatagtaagtctgttgaatagggggatggaagggttatagtaagtctgttgaatagggggatgggagggttatagtaagtctgttgaatagggggatgggagggttatagttagtctgttgaatagggggatggcagggttatagtaagtctgttgaatagggggatggtagggttatagtaagtctgttgaatagggggatggaagggttatagtaagtctgttcaatagggggatggaagggttatagtaagtctgttgaatagggggatgggagggttatagtaagtctgttgaatagggggatggaagggttatagtaagtctgttgaatagggggatgggagggttatagtaagtctgttgaataggggaatggaagggttatagtaagtctgttgaatagggggatggcagggttatagtaagtctgttgaatagggggatgggagggttatagttagtctgttgaataggggaatggaagggttatagtaagtctgttgaatagggggatgggagggttatagtaagtctgttgaatagggggatgggagggttatagtaagtctgttgaatagggggatgggagggttatagtaagtctgttgaatagggggatgggagggttatagtaagtctgttgaatagggggacgggagggttatagtaagtctgttgaataggggaatggaagggttatagtaagtctgttgaatagggggatgggagggttatagttagtctgttgaatagggggatggcagggttatagtaagtctgttgaatagggggatggaagggttatagtaagtctgttgaatagggggatgggagggttatagtaagtctgttgaatagggggatgggagggttatagttagtctgttgaatagggggatggcagggttatagtaagtctgttgaatagggggatgggggggttatagttagtctgttgaatagggggatggaagggttatagtaagtctgttgaataggggaatggaagggttatagttagtctgttgaatagggggatggaagggttatagtaagtctgttgaataggggaatggaagggttatagtaagtctgttgaatagggggatgggagggttatagtaagtctgttgaatagggggatggaagggttatagttagtctgttgaatagggggatggaagggttatagttagtctgttgaataggggaatggaagggttatagttagtctgttgaatagggggatggaagggttatagtaagtctgttgaataggggaatggaagggttatagtaagtctgttgaatagggggatgggagggttatagtaagtctgttgaatagggggatggaagggttatagttagtctgttgaataggggaatgggagggttatagtaagtctgttgaatagggggatgggagggttatagtaagtctgttgaataggggaatggaagggttatagttagtctgttgaatagggggatggaagggttatagtaagtttgttcaatagggggatgggagggttatagtaaatctgttgaatagggggatgggagggttatagttagtctgttgaatagggggatggaagggttatagttagtctgttgaatagggggatgggagggttatagtaagtctgttgaatagggggatgggagggttatagttagtctgttgaatagggggatggaagggttatagtaagtttgttcaatagggggatgggagggttatagtaaatctgttgaatagggggatgggagggttatagttagtctgttgaatagggggatggaagggttatagttagtctgttgaatagggggatgggagggttatagtaagtctgttgaataggggaatggaagggttatagtaagtctgttgaataggggaatggaagggttatagtaagtctgttgaatagggggatgggagggttatagtaagtctgttgaatagggggatggaagggttatagttagtctgttgaatagggggatggaagggttatagttagtctgttgaataggggaatggaagggttatagttagtctgttgaatagggggatggaagggttatagtaagtctgttgaataggggaatggaagggttatagtaagtctgttgaatagggggatgggagggttatagtaagtctgttgaatagggggatggaagggttatagttagtctgttgaataggggaatgggagggttatagtaagtctgttgaatagggggatgggagggttatagtaagtctgttgaataggggaatGGAAAGGTtatagttagtctgttgaatagggggatggaagggttatagtaagtttgttcaatagggggatgggagggttatagtaaatctgttgaatagggggatgggagggttatagttagtctgttgaataggggaatgggagggttatagtaagtctgttgaatagggggatgggagggttatagtaagtctgttgaataggggaatggaagggttatagttagtctgttgaatagggggatggaagggttatagtaagtttgttcaatagggggatgggagggttatagtaaatctgttgaatagggggatgggagggttatagttagtctgttgaatagggggatggaagggttatagttagtctgttgaatagggggatgggagggttatagtaagtctgttgaatagggggatgggagggttatagttagtctgttgaatagggggatggaagggttatagtaagtttgttcaatagggggatgggagggttatagtaaatctgttgaatagggggatgggagggttatagtaagtctgttgaatagggggatgggagggttatagtaagtctgttgaataggggaatggaagggttatagtaagtctgttgtatagggggatgggagggttatagtaagtctgttgaatagggggatgggagggttatagtaagtctgttgaatagggggatgggagggttatagtaagtctgttgaatagggggatgggagggttatagtaagtctgttgaatagggggatgggagggttatagtaagtctgttgaatagggggatgggagggttatagttagtctgttgaatagggggatgggagggttatagtaaatctgttgaatagggggatgggagggttatagtaagtctgttgaatagggggatgggagggttatagtaagtctgttgaatagggggatggaagggttatagtaagtctgttgaatagggggatgggagggttatagtaagtctgttgaatagggggatgggagggttatagttagtctgttgaatagggggatggaagggttatagtaagtctgttgaataggggaatggaagggttatagtaagtctgttgaatagggggatgggagggttatagtaagtctgttgaatagggggatgggagggttatagtaagtctgttgaatagggggatgggagggttatagtaagtctgttgaatagggggatgggagggttatagttagtctgttgaataggggaatgggagggttatagtaagtctgttgaatagggggatgggagggttatagttagtctgttgaatagggggatggcagggttatagtaagtctgttgaatagggggatgggggggttatagtaagtctgttcaatagggggatgggagggttatagtaagtctgttgaatagggggatgggagggttatagtaagtctgttgaatagggggatgggagggttatagtaagtctgttgaatagggggatgggagggttatagttagtctgttgaatagggggatgggagggttatagttagtctgttgaatagggggatggaagggttatagttagtctgttgaatagggggatggcagggttatagtaagtctgttgaatagggggatgggagggttatagtaagtctgttgaatagggggatgggagggttatagtaagtctgttgaatagggggatggaagggttatagtaagtctgttgaatagggggatggaagggttatagtaagtctgttgaatagggggatgggagggttatagtaagtctgttgaatagggggatgggagggttatagttagtctgttgaatagggggatggaagggttatagtaagtctgttgaataggggaatggaagggttatagtaagtctgttgaatagggggatgggagggttatagtaagtctgttgaatagggggatggaagggttatagtaagtctgttgaatagggggatgggagggttatagtaagtctgttgaatagggggatgggagggttatagttagtctgttgaataggggaatgggagggttatagtaagtctgttgaatagggggatgggagggttatagttagtctgttgaatagggggatggcagggttatagtaagtctgttgaatagggggatgggggggttatagtaagtctgttcaatagggggatgggagggttatagtaagtctgttgaatagggggatgggagggttatagtaagtctgttgaatagggggatgggagggttatagtaagtctgttgaatagggggatgggagggttatagttagtctgttgaatagggggatgggagggttatagttagtctgttgaatagggggatggaagggttatagttagtctgttgaatagggggatggcagggttatagtaagtctgttgaatagggggatgggggggttatagtaagtctgttcaatagggggatgggagggttatggtaagtctgttgaatagggggatggaagggttatagtaagtttgttcaatagggggatggaagggttatagtaagtctgttgaatagggggatgggagggttatagtaagtttgttgaatagggggatgggggggttatagttagtctgttgaatagggggatggaagggttatagtaagtct from Nematostella vectensis chromosome 8, jaNemVect1.1, whole genome shotgun sequence encodes:
- the LOC5498109 gene encoding uridine-cytidine kinase 2: MASAKPVRKLEFQPKKPFIIGVAGGSASGKSSVCSKIVEQLGQEDIDSKQRRVAIISQDSFYRELSEEELTEAKRGNFNFDHPDAFDTEKTHAIIKAIQNGEVVDIPSYDFGMATTSTSPAFKIYPSTDVILFEGILTLYFKEIRELLDMKLFVDTDSDTRLSRRVLRDTQERGRDLDQVLASYTNIVKPAFEDFCLPTKKYADVIIPRGADNTVAINLIVQHIKDILSGHKKIREPIEPPSPRHRTRTTSESSMGTRPH